CAGATTTCTGGAACTCATGGCAAGTCCGTCAGCTTCCCTGACTATAGGGCAGGCAACGATCTCCACCTCCAACTTCAACTGCCTTACCATCTCCCTGATCACCGCAAGTTGTTGGAAATCTTTTTCCCCAAAAAATGCCTTGTGGGGTTTAACAATATCAAACAACCTGCTGACTACCTGCGCAACCCCGTTAAAATGACCCGGTCTGTACTTTCCTTCCATCACCTTGTCAATCAACCCGAAATCAAATACCCTGGTATCGGGTTCGGGGTATATATCCTGAACAGTCGGTGCGAAAATAAGTTCACAGCGCGTTTCTGAAAGTAACTTCGCATCCTTTTGAAGGTCACGAGGATAACGTTCCAGATCTTTTGGATCATTAAACTGGGTAGGGTTAACAAAAACACTTACAACAACAACATCGCAATGGCCGGATGCTATTCTTACAAGCGAGAGGTGACCTTCATGCAAGGCTCCCATAGTGGGAACAAAGCCGATTGTTTTCCCTGCCGTTTTTAACTCTTCAACCTTTGAAGAGATTGAAGATGAAGTTGTAATTATTTCCATTAACAATCAAAAAGAAAAACGCGGCAAAATAAAGGAATAAATACCAAACAATAAAAATTAGACATTAAAAAAAACCAAAAATCGAACCCCTCGTGCCAAATATACGGTAATAAGCAAGCAGACACAAGGATAACAGGCTTTGTTTTAGTAGCATATTTTTTGTACTTTTGTCAGAAACTTACATTTTTTTATAGTACAATGGAAAAAAGCAAAGTCCTATTTATCTCCCAGGAAATTACTCCTTTCCTTCCAGAAAACGAGCAATCAGTACTGGCACGCAATCTTCCGCAGGGGATCCAGGAAAGGGGCAAAGAGATCAGAACCTTTATGCCGCGCTTTGGTTCCATAAATGAAAGAAGAAATCAACTTCACGAAGTAATTCGCCTTTCGGGAATGAACCTTATTATAAATGATACCGATCACCCACTCATTATAAAAGTTGCTTCACTTCAAGCTGCAAGAATGCAGGTTTACTTCATTGATAACGATGACTATTTTCAAAGGAAATACACGACAGCAGACGATGATGGCACTGAATTTGCAGATAACGATGAACGTGCCTTATTCTTTGCCCGTGGGGTTTTGGAGACAATCAAGAAACTTAGATGGGCCCCTGATGTAGTTCATTGTAATGGATGGTTCACTGCACTTGCGCCGGTTCTTATCAAGAAGACCATGCATGATGACCCTTTCTTTTCAAAGGCCAAAGTTGTATACACTCTATACAATGATGCTTTTACACAGCCTTTGGATAAGGGGATCAAAGCAAAAATTAAAGCCATGGGAGTTTCGGAGAAGGACCTGAAATTGCTTGAGGACCCAACATATGCAAGCCTGAGCAAACTGGCAATAAATATGTCTGATGGCGTTATAAAGGCCAGTAGTATAGTGGATCCTGATGTTGAGAAATACGCAAAGGAATGCGGCAAACCATTCCTTGACTACCAGGGAGAAGAAGATTATGTTGATGCTTACAATGATTTTTACGACGCGTTGTAAGTTGTTAGAGCGGAGACAGGAGACTAAATCAATAAAACTAACAAGACTATATGTCAAACAAAATGTCTGGGCTTATCAAACTGGCAGCATTAAGCCTGTTGCCTGCTTTTTTCTCTTCTTGTAATAATGACCCTGCAAATATAGGGCTTGATACATTGCCCAAATCGGATATCATTCAGGGTAATAGTATCAGTAAAGCCTTTTATGCCAAAAATGTGATACCCGACAGGGTTATTACTGACAGTCACTCGAGCGGAGCTACTGCTATCCTTGGATATTTCAGCGATCCTATCTTTGGTCCTGTAAAGGCCGACTTTGTTACAGAGTTTTCATTATCGAAAGCAGGTATTGATCCTTTCTATTATGATCCGGATACAAAAGCCCCTGCACAAGAGAAAATGTTTCCTGACTCGGTAATTCTCCGACTTCCATATTTCTATCAGGACTGGTTTGGAAAATTGGATGCCAAACAAAAGTTACAGGTATATGAGTTAAGCGAGAAACTCGAAAAAGCATCTTCCGAAGCCAGATACTATAACGACTTTGAAATAATGGGTAAATACTATGCCAATCTGCTTGCAGAGAAGGAATATACTGTACACGGTGGAATTGGCGATACCCTGACTGACTCAATATGGAATACGTTACAAGGTCTATATCCGATGGAAATAAGACTTGCTGACGAA
The genomic region above belongs to Xiashengella succiniciproducens and contains:
- a CDS encoding glycogen/starch synthase yields the protein MEKSKVLFISQEITPFLPENEQSVLARNLPQGIQERGKEIRTFMPRFGSINERRNQLHEVIRLSGMNLIINDTDHPLIIKVASLQAARMQVYFIDNDDYFQRKYTTADDDGTEFADNDERALFFARGVLETIKKLRWAPDVVHCNGWFTALAPVLIKKTMHDDPFFSKAKVVYTLYNDAFTQPLDKGIKAKIKAMGVSEKDLKLLEDPTYASLSKLAINMSDGVIKASSIVDPDVEKYAKECGKPFLDYQGEEDYVDAYNDFYDAL
- the panC gene encoding pantoate--beta-alanine ligase gives rise to the protein MEIITTSSSISSKVEELKTAGKTIGFVPTMGALHEGHLSLVRIASGHCDVVVVSVFVNPTQFNDPKDLERYPRDLQKDAKLLSETRCELIFAPTVQDIYPEPDTRVFDFGLIDKVMEGKYRPGHFNGVAQVVSRLFDIVKPHKAFFGEKDFQQLAVIREMVRQLKLEVEIVACPIVREADGLAMSSRNLLLNEKQRNSAPFIARTLFESCKFAATHNVGDTVKYVIDSVDATPELKTEYFSIVDGNTLQEVSSWDESDYIVGCIAVHTGEIRLIDNVVYKKA